Proteins co-encoded in one Accipiter gentilis chromosome 33, bAccGen1.1, whole genome shotgun sequence genomic window:
- the LOC126034068 gene encoding fibrous sheath-interacting protein 2-like isoform X1, which produces MEHRLTAGIRNVDALLSIVGKGGKLGNRRQPLAEGGPGLLDLPLGVKIPVHAGSKPVFCRTKLGEKLHQPSGYFNLGDPYCRLLSTDYNSLHDPHLRTYHKRKDNLQRLKREGYVTSDGRVVCTLKEFNEYRQYLTTLKLEAEKTFMREEKKLQQDLAQSEDASKLPGGTDVSHPQEWLPQEQRQSLPGGERKRRQRHLTVTKKATERLEALEKEQRLLQQAKCQQQQQLGKRRQPGMQSSSEKSALKGRPSAACAGEEAPNSIQPTVLWATLAEDQELKEVAETVVQEVLEQVKALDQSVRVLRRAPHEVRRRLFASARRSKPLDTSADRRDKIRLVAQEIVGNVLESFGEHLVASTSDAAEPGPAGRQKVSELVAGRTSRAGKSGEERWREAELASSDRASSQSSIDKRTKEAVESVSSTLSSFVASQFEQDFDCQFSEILKIEGVTEGQGPARASERQIPEASKRAKVPVLQPLQKAADVSRVSCEIAKESIQNAIFRVQQLDAELIEYAKTIVLEILETVRKKLEEERKSKQKSEKLQPRELLPPLSLPAIVTPSEEAGQLKEESSHTLLPPLRRGAAQGARRPREGLQESRDSTSGATARSSVPALETLPILRPGSAADNLPSTGRQFPREPVPPAGPKPPTQAGARHRPVCLKLLPEEPVQPESLKRALAGSLVEDVLRRCAAPGPQSPQAAPPGRE; this is translated from the exons ATGGAGCACCGTCTCACTGCTGGCATCCGAAACGTGGACGCACTGCTGAGCatagtggggaaggggggaaag CTCGGGAACAGGAGACAGCCACTGGCAGAAGGAggtcctgggctgctggaccTCCCCCTTGGGGTCAAGATCCCTGTGCATGCGGGCTCcaagcctgtcttctgcaggacaaagctgggggaaaag CTTCACCAGCCCTCTGGCTATTTCAATCTGGGAGATCCATACTGCCGCCTGCTGAGCACCGACTACAACAGCCTGCATGACCCACATCTGCGGACCTACCACAAACGCAAGGACAACCTGCAGAGGCTGAAGAGAGAGGGTTACGTCACCAGCGACGGCAGA GTGGTTTGCACTCTGAAGGAGTTCAATGAGTACAGGCAATATCTGACCACGctcaagctggaggcagagaaaacattcatgCGAGAGGAG aaaaagcttcagcaagaCCTGGCCCAATCAGAGGATGCCTCCAAACTGCCGGGAGGGACTGACGTTTCTCACCCGCAAGAGTGGCTGCCGCAGGAGCAAAGACAGAGtttgccaggtggagagaggaagaggaggcagag GCATCTGACTGTGACCAAGAAGGCGACGGAAAGACTGGAggctcttgaaaaagagcaacgcctcctccagcaggccaagtgccagcagcagcagcagctgggaaagaggaggcagccaggcatgCAGAGCAGCTCCGAAAAGTCCGCTCTCAAAGGAAGGCCG TCTGCAGCGTGTGCCGGAGAAGAAGCGCCTAACAGCATACAGCCTACGGTGCTGTGGGCTACGCTGGCAGAAGACCAGGAGCTTAAAGAGGTGGCTGAGACCGTGGTCCAGGAAGTGCTGGAGCAGGTGAAGGCGCTGGATCAGTCCGTCCGCGTCTTAAGGAGGGCTCCCCATGAGGTCCGCAGAAGGCTgtttgccagtgccagaaggTCAAAGCCTTTGGACACTTCTGCGGATCGCCGGGACAAGATCAGACTGGTGGCTCAAGAGATTGTGGGGAACGTGTTGGAGAGCTTTGGGGAGCACTTGGTGGCCAGCACATCTGATGCAGCCGAGcctgggccagcaggcaggcagaaggtGTCAGAGCTTGTTGCGGGAAGAACCAGCCGAGCAGGCAAATCCggagaagagagatggagggaggcggAACTAGCATCTTCCGACAGAGCCTCTTCACAGTCTTCTATCGACAAAAGGACCAAAGAGGCTGTTGAAAGTGttagctccaccttgtcatccttTGTAGCTTCTCAGTTTGAACAGGACTTCGACTGTCAGTTTTCTGAGATCCTGAAGATTGAAGGCGTGACAGAAGGGCAAGGACCAGCCAGAGCATCGGAACGGCAGAtcccagaagcaagcaagagagcaaaggtgcccgtgttgcaaccactgcaaaaggctgctgaTGTCTCACGAGTGAGTTGTGAGATTGCCAAGGAGAGCATCCAAAACGCCATCTTCAGAgttcagcagctggatgctgaattGATTGAGTATGCCAAAACCATTGTCCTTGAAATTCTGGAAACGGTGAGgaagaagttagaggaagaaaggaagtccaAGCAAAAATCGGAGAAGCTTCAACCAAGGGAACTCTTGCCACCTCTCAGCCTCCCTGCAATAGTCACACCTTCGGAGGAAGCGGGACAACTCAAAGAGGAGAGCTCACAtactctcctcccacctctccgccGAGGCGCTGCGCAAGGTGCTCGCCGGCCAAGAGAAGGCCTTCAGGAGTCCAGGGATTCCACCtccggagccacagcaaggtcttcagtgcctgcattgGAAACTCTGcctatactccggccagggagcgcCGCAGACaaccttccctccacgggccgccagtttccaagagagcccgtgcctccagcgggtcccaagccccctacccaggcaggagcacggcacagaccagtgtgtttaaagcttctcccggaggagcccgtgcagcccgagtcgttaaAGAGGGCgctagctgggagccttgtggaggatgtcctgaggaggtgtgcggctccagggccacagagcccccaggcagctcccccaggcagagaataa
- the LOC126034068 gene encoding fibrous sheath-interacting protein 2-like isoform X2, which yields MEHRLTAGIRNVDALLSIVGKGGKLHQPSGYFNLGDPYCRLLSTDYNSLHDPHLRTYHKRKDNLQRLKREGYVTSDGRVVCTLKEFNEYRQYLTTLKLEAEKTFMREEKKLQQDLAQSEDASKLPGGTDVSHPQEWLPQEQRQSLPGGERKRRQRHLTVTKKATERLEALEKEQRLLQQAKCQQQQQLGKRRQPGMQSSSEKSALKGRPSAACAGEEAPNSIQPTVLWATLAEDQELKEVAETVVQEVLEQVKALDQSVRVLRRAPHEVRRRLFASARRSKPLDTSADRRDKIRLVAQEIVGNVLESFGEHLVASTSDAAEPGPAGRQKVSELVAGRTSRAGKSGEERWREAELASSDRASSQSSIDKRTKEAVESVSSTLSSFVASQFEQDFDCQFSEILKIEGVTEGQGPARASERQIPEASKRAKVPVLQPLQKAADVSRVSCEIAKESIQNAIFRVQQLDAELIEYAKTIVLEILETVRKKLEEERKSKQKSEKLQPRELLPPLSLPAIVTPSEEAGQLKEESSHTLLPPLRRGAAQGARRPREGLQESRDSTSGATARSSVPALETLPILRPGSAADNLPSTGRQFPREPVPPAGPKPPTQAGARHRPVCLKLLPEEPVQPESLKRALAGSLVEDVLRRCAAPGPQSPQAAPPGRE from the exons ATGGAGCACCGTCTCACTGCTGGCATCCGAAACGTGGACGCACTGCTGAGCatagtggggaaggggggaaag CTTCACCAGCCCTCTGGCTATTTCAATCTGGGAGATCCATACTGCCGCCTGCTGAGCACCGACTACAACAGCCTGCATGACCCACATCTGCGGACCTACCACAAACGCAAGGACAACCTGCAGAGGCTGAAGAGAGAGGGTTACGTCACCAGCGACGGCAGA GTGGTTTGCACTCTGAAGGAGTTCAATGAGTACAGGCAATATCTGACCACGctcaagctggaggcagagaaaacattcatgCGAGAGGAG aaaaagcttcagcaagaCCTGGCCCAATCAGAGGATGCCTCCAAACTGCCGGGAGGGACTGACGTTTCTCACCCGCAAGAGTGGCTGCCGCAGGAGCAAAGACAGAGtttgccaggtggagagaggaagaggaggcagag GCATCTGACTGTGACCAAGAAGGCGACGGAAAGACTGGAggctcttgaaaaagagcaacgcctcctccagcaggccaagtgccagcagcagcagcagctgggaaagaggaggcagccaggcatgCAGAGCAGCTCCGAAAAGTCCGCTCTCAAAGGAAGGCCG TCTGCAGCGTGTGCCGGAGAAGAAGCGCCTAACAGCATACAGCCTACGGTGCTGTGGGCTACGCTGGCAGAAGACCAGGAGCTTAAAGAGGTGGCTGAGACCGTGGTCCAGGAAGTGCTGGAGCAGGTGAAGGCGCTGGATCAGTCCGTCCGCGTCTTAAGGAGGGCTCCCCATGAGGTCCGCAGAAGGCTgtttgccagtgccagaaggTCAAAGCCTTTGGACACTTCTGCGGATCGCCGGGACAAGATCAGACTGGTGGCTCAAGAGATTGTGGGGAACGTGTTGGAGAGCTTTGGGGAGCACTTGGTGGCCAGCACATCTGATGCAGCCGAGcctgggccagcaggcaggcagaaggtGTCAGAGCTTGTTGCGGGAAGAACCAGCCGAGCAGGCAAATCCggagaagagagatggagggaggcggAACTAGCATCTTCCGACAGAGCCTCTTCACAGTCTTCTATCGACAAAAGGACCAAAGAGGCTGTTGAAAGTGttagctccaccttgtcatccttTGTAGCTTCTCAGTTTGAACAGGACTTCGACTGTCAGTTTTCTGAGATCCTGAAGATTGAAGGCGTGACAGAAGGGCAAGGACCAGCCAGAGCATCGGAACGGCAGAtcccagaagcaagcaagagagcaaaggtgcccgtgttgcaaccactgcaaaaggctgctgaTGTCTCACGAGTGAGTTGTGAGATTGCCAAGGAGAGCATCCAAAACGCCATCTTCAGAgttcagcagctggatgctgaattGATTGAGTATGCCAAAACCATTGTCCTTGAAATTCTGGAAACGGTGAGgaagaagttagaggaagaaaggaagtccaAGCAAAAATCGGAGAAGCTTCAACCAAGGGAACTCTTGCCACCTCTCAGCCTCCCTGCAATAGTCACACCTTCGGAGGAAGCGGGACAACTCAAAGAGGAGAGCTCACAtactctcctcccacctctccgccGAGGCGCTGCGCAAGGTGCTCGCCGGCCAAGAGAAGGCCTTCAGGAGTCCAGGGATTCCACCtccggagccacagcaaggtcttcagtgcctgcattgGAAACTCTGcctatactccggccagggagcgcCGCAGACaaccttccctccacgggccgccagtttccaagagagcccgtgcctccagcgggtcccaagccccctacccaggcaggagcacggcacagaccagtgtgtttaaagcttctcccggaggagcccgtgcagcccgagtcgttaaAGAGGGCgctagctgggagccttgtggaggatgtcctgaggaggtgtgcggctccagggccacagagcccccaggcagctcccccaggcagagaataa